In Chromatiales bacterium, the genomic stretch TCCTTCAGTGCCATGACCTGCATGAAGCCGCCACCGGCCGGCCTGAACGCAAATTCGATCAGAATGATGCCGGACAGGACAGTCACCACGCCTGCCCAGCGAAACCAGAAAAGGGCGCGCGGCGTGATGTATTTGTTGATGCCTGCACCACCGGGACCGCTCTTGTCAGCAACGGCTTCTGCAAGTGCCGGTACCTGGACGACATTGAAGTAATAAAGGAATCCCACCCAGGCGATGCCGGCAACGATGTGCAGCCACCGGTCGAGGTTATGGAGGCTGAATCCGGCGCCACCGAGCGCAAAACCGATAATCGCCGTCAGGAGCAAACTGCCCAGAACTGCGCCATTGACCGATTTCAGGGGATTCATGTTGTTTCCAGACTGGCCGGCTGAAGTTTGCGGAAGGCGAGGCCGGCAGAATAGGAGAGTGCCCGGCTTTATTCAATTCACTGCCGGCGTGAGCGGTCAGGTCTCCGGCGGCAGCGGTTCATCATCTGCGCTTTCCGCGACAACCGGGGGTAGCGGCAGTGCGGCAGCGTAAATCGGCTTGAAGCGGTTGACGATCTCGCAGAACAGGTCGGCGGTCATTTCCGCGTCGTAGGCCGCTGCATGGGCGGCATCGCTGTCCCACTCCATGCCCGCGGCAAGCGCGGCCTGGGCCAGTACCGTCTGACCAAAGGCGACGCCACACAGCGTTGCAGTATCGAGCACGCTGAAGGGATGAAAGGGACTGCGCTTGACGGCGGTACGGGCGATCGCCTCGTTCAGGAAGCCGAGATCGAAATGGGCATTGTGCGCAACGAGAATCGCGCGCTTGCAGCCCGCATTCCGGACAGCCTGACGCACTTCGCGGAAGATGTTTTGCAGGGCTTCGCGTTCGGGAATCGCAGGTCGCAGCGGGTGGAAGGGATCGATTCCGGTGACCTGGAGTGAGGCCGCTTCGATATTGGCACCGTCAAACGGCTGCACATGGAATGACACCGTCTCGCCCCTGCGCAGCGTGCCGTCCTCGTCCATGGTCAGCAGCACCGCGGCAATTTCCAGCAGCGCATCGGTCCGCGCGTTGAAACCGCCGGTTTCAAGGTCGACGACGACCGGCAAAAAGCCGCGAAAGCGGGTGCTGATCATCAGCGGTGGCGTGGCTGCGTGACGGGCATGGCCAGTTCATGCAGGTCGGCAGCGTGATCGAGCAGCAGTGCCAGGCTGTAACGTACGCCGAAACCGGTAAACCCGCCCGGCATCTGTCCGAGGCCTTCCTTGCGGGTCACGGAGGACAGGTCCATATGAATCCAGGTCGTCGCTTCCGGCACGAAACGCTGCAGGAATCGCGCGGCCAGGATCTGGTCTGCCTCACCGCCGGTGCTGCACTGGCTGACATCGGCGACTTTCGATTTGAGGTCATCGTCGAAATCGTCGTCCATCGGGAAGGGCCACACGCGTTCGCCTGAATCCCGCCCGGTGCGTACAAGCAATTCGTTGAGCGATTCGCGGTTGCTGAATACACCGCTGTAGCGTTCGGACAGCGCGTGGACACAGGCGCCGGTCAGGGTGGCGTAGTCGATCATGAGTCGCGGCTTTTCACGTCCCGCCAGTGCCAGCGTGTCAGCCAGCACCATGCGGCCCTCTGCATCCGTGTGCATGACCTCGATGGTCACGCCGTTGCTGGCGGTGATCACATCGCGCTGCTTGTAGGCGGCAGGCCCGCTGCGGTTCTCGGTGATGGCGAGCCAGCAGTCGATGGACAGTGGAGAACGGAGTGCAGTCAGTGCCTGCAGCACGGCAAGCGACACGGCACTGCCCGACATGTCCAGATGCATGTCGAGCATGTACTTGGCGCTCTTGGTATTGGTACCACCGGTGTCGAAGATGATGCCCTTGCCGACGAGTGCCAGATCAGGCTGGCGGGCGATGCCCGCCGGCCGGTAACGCAGGCGGGCGATGCCCGCGTCGCGACTGGCGTTTCCCTGGGAGACCGCGAGGAAGGCACCGGCGCCGAGTCTTGCAAGTGCGGGTTCATCCAGCCACTCGAATTCCCAACCGTTCTGCCTGGCCAGCTCGCCCAGCAGCCCGCGATACGCGCTTGCGTTCAGCTTGTTGGCGGGCAATGCGGTAAGCCCACGCACCAGATTTGCGCTTTCTGCCTCTGCCAGCACGCGCTCCAGGTCGATCTCCGCCGGCAGGCCGAGCAGCTGGATCTTCTTGAGCTGTGCGGGCCGGTTGTCCTTGCGGAACGCGGGCGGCTGCCAGGCGCGCGCGCCAAGTGCGAGCAGCAGTGCAGTGACGATGCGTTCAGCGTCCTCGGCCGCAAAGCCGTGTGCGAGCAGACCAATCGAGCGCGGTTCGTCGCCGATCGCGTCCGCGACCAGATCGCCGGCAAACCTGAGCAGACTGAAAGCCGGCAAGGGGCCGCTGCCTTTTTTTTGCGGCGGAAGCAGTCCGAGTGTTGCAGCCGTCGTGCTGCTGCCGACCATACTGCGCAACGGGCGGCCGGCAGAGGCCTTGCCGAGGCGCCTGATCCGTGGCTGCAGCGATTTGAGTCCGGGTACGTCACGCCACAGCGAAGCTTTGGGCCGGGTTGGCGCTACGACGATGAGGTGATCGAAGGTCGTGAGCATGCTTTTGCGCAGGCGCCCCGGTGTCTGCGTTACCTTGAACGGAATACCGGCAGGAAGCAGGCTGTCCGCTGTTGCTTGCTTGACCTGTTTTCGCGAAACGCCGATCATTGTTTTTCTGCCAGCTCAGCCTCAGTCCATCCAGCCCGCAGTATAGGGCAAGTCGCACAACGTCAGCGGAGCCACAGTGTCGGATTCAGTCAACCCGAGTATTCAGCCTGATGATTTCGATCCGGACGAGACTCACGAATGGATCGAGTCGATCGACTCCGTGCTGCGCGTACATGGGGCCGAGCGTGCGCAGTTCCTGCTCAACCAGATGGTCGATCACGCACGGCGTTCCGGCGCCTATCTGCCATTTCGTCCCAATACCGCCTACCTGAACACGATTCCGCTCTGGCTGCAGCCCGAGTATCCCGGCGATCGCGCCATCGAGCGGCGAATCGAGGCCTATCTGCGCTGGAACGCGATGGCCATGGTGGTGCAGGCCAACCGGCGGAGCACCGAGTATGGCGGCCACATCGCGACCTATGCTTCAGCGACGACCCTGTATGAGGTCGGTTTCAATCACTTCTGGCGGGCGGCCAACGCCGAGTCCGGCGGTGACCTGATCTACATCCAGGGTCATTCGTCACCGGGAATCTATGCCCGTGCCTATCTCGAGGGCAGGCTGAGCGAAGAACAGCTCGACTATTTTCGCCAGGAAGTGGCCGGCAAGGGCAAGGGACTTTCTTCCTATCCGCACCCATGGCTGATGCCGGACTTCTGGCAGTTCCCGACCGTATCGATGGGCCTCGGCCCGATGATGGGCATCTATCAGGCCCGCTTCATGAAGTATCTGGAGCATCGCGGCCTTGCCGACACCAGCGGGCGCAAGGTCTGGTGTTTCCTCGGCGATGGCGAGATGGACGAGCCGGAGTCGATGGGCGCAATCACGATGCCGGTGCGCGAGAAGCTCGACAACCTGATCTTCGTGATCAACTGCAATCTGCAGCGTCTCGATGGCCCGGTACGCGGCAACGGCAAGATCATCCAGGAACTCGAAGCAGCGTTTCGCGGTGCCGGCTGGGCAGTCATCAAGGTACTCTGGGGCTCGCGCTGGGATCCGCTGCTGGCGGAAGACCACCAGGGCTTCCTGCATCGACGGATGGAAGAAGCGGTCGATGGCGAATACCAGAATTTCAAGGCTGCCGGTGGCGCCTATACCCGGGAGCACTTTTTCGGCAAGTATCCCGAACTGAAGGCTATGGTCGCCCACATGTCGGATGACGAGATCTGGCGGCTCAATCGCGGTGGTCTCGATGCCATCAAGGTACACGCCGCTTATGCGCGTGCCATGCAGCAGGACGGTCGTCCGGTGGTCATTCTGGCGAAGACCATCAAGGGTTATGGTCTCGGTCAGGCGGGCGAAGGGCGCATGACAGCGCACCAGACCAAGAAGCTCGACGTCGACGATCTGAAGGCGCTGCGCGACCGCTTTCACATCCCCATTTCTGATGCCGACATCGACAAGGTTCCGTTTTACCGACCAGCGCCGGACAGCGAGGAGATGCGCTACCTGCAGGAGCGCCGCAAGCAGCTCGGTGGTTATCTCCCCGCGCGCAAGCGGCAGATCGAGCCGCTCGTGGTGCCCGGCCTGGACTTGTTCAAGACCCAGCTGGAAGGCACGGGTGACCGGGCTGCATCGACGACGATGGTATTTGTCCGCCTGCTAAACAGCCTGCTGCGCGATCCGGCCATCGGCAAGAACGTCGTACCGATCGTGCCCGATGAGGCACGCACCTTCGGCATGGAAGGCATGTTCCGGCAGATCGGCATCTATTCCTCGGTAGGGCAGCTCTACACGCCGCAGGATGCCGAGCAGCTCATGTACTACCGCGAGGACAAGGAGGGCCAGATCCTCCAGGAAGGCATCAACGAAGGCGGCGCCTTCTGCTCCTGGCTCGCGGCGGCAACCTCTTATGCGAATCATGGCGTGTACATGATTCCCTTCTACATCTTCTATTCGATGTTCGGCTTTCAGCGCATCGGCGACTTCATCTGGGCGGCGGGCGACTCGCAGGCCAAGGGCTTCCTGCTCGGTGCAACGGCTGGCCGCACCACGCTGGCCGGTGAAGGTTTGCAGCACCAGGACGGACACAGCCATCTGGCTGCATCCACGATCCCGAACTGCGTGGCCTACGATCCGGCATACGGCTACGAACTTGCCGTGATCATGCACGACGGAATGCGGCGGATGTACGAGAGACAGGAGCGTGTCTTCTACTACATCACCGTCATGAACGAGAACTATGTCCAGCCCGCCATGCCCGAGGGCGTCGAAGAAGGCATCCTGCGCGGCATGTACCGGCTGCGGAGCGGAGCGCGTAAGAAGCTGCATGTGCAGTTGATGGGGTCCGGCACCATCCTGCGGGAAGTGATCGCGGCAGCGGAGATGCTCGAGAAAGACTTCCAGGTGTCGTCAGACGTCTGGAGCGTGACCAGTTTTACCGAGCTGCGGCGCGATGGCATCGACTGCGACCGCTGGAACATGCTGCATCCCGCAGAGGCGCCCCGGCGGTCCTTTGTGGCGAGCAATCTGGCAGACCAGGCCGGACCCTGCATAGCGGCCACCGACTACATGCGCATCGTCGCTGACCAGATCCGGCCCTGGATGCCCGGTCGCTATGTGGTGCTGGGTACAGACGGCTTTGGCCGCAGCGATTCCCGGGCTGCGCTGCGCGAGTTCTTCGAGGTGGATTCCCGGTATGTCGTGATCGCCGCGCTCAAGGCGCTTGCCGATGAAGGCAGTATCGATGCGAAAACGGTTGCGAAAGCGATTGCAACGCTCGGCGTTGATCCCGCCAGACCGAATCCTGTGACTGTCTGATTTTTCCGGGTTGAGAGCAATTCATGGCACGACGTGAGATAAGAGTCCCGGATCTCGGCGACTTCAAGGACGTCGAGATCGTCGAGGTTGTGGTCAAGCCGGGCGATCAGGTGCGTGCCGAGCAGACGCTGATCACGCTGGAGACCGACAAGGCGGCGATGGAAGTGCCATCGCCCGTGGCCGGCAAGGTCATCGAACTGAAAGTCGCCCAGGGTGGCCGCGTGTCCACCGGTGACCTGATCGCCTTCCTTGAAGCAGACGAGGCGGAAACGGCAGCGGCGACACAGCCGCCGGAAGCGAAATCGGCCGCACCGGCTCCCGCGCGAACCGAAGCGCCTGCGGCGCCGCCCGCACGTCGTACCCTGGAGCCCTCGCGACCCGCCGCTGCGCAGGCCTTGCCGCCGATCGATGAGTCCACGTTCTCGCGCGCCCATGCCAGTCCTTCGGTGCGCAAGTTCGCCCGCGAACTCGGTGTGGATCTCGGCCGGGTAAGAGGCTCGGGCCAGAAGGGCCGTGTGCTGCTCGACGACGTCAAGCAGTTCGTGAAGTCGGTGATGAGCGGCGCAGTCAGCTCCGGCCCTTCGCTGCCGAAGGTTCCGGCGGTGGACTTTGCGAAATACGGCCCGGTCGAGGTCTCGCCGCTGTCACGCGTGCGCAGGATTTCCGGTCCGCGCCTGCAGGCAGCCTGGCTCAACATTCCGCATGTCACACAGCAGGACGAGGCCGATATCACCGCACTCGAAGAGCGGCGCAAGGCGCTCAGGGACAAGGCTGCCGCAGAGGGAGTAAAGCTCACGCCACTGGCTTTCTTCGTCCGTGCGGCCGTGCTCGGGCTGCGGGAGTTTCCGGACTTCAACAGTTCGCTGACCGAAGACGGTACCGGTCTCGTACACAAGAAGTACTGGCATATCGGCTTTGCCGCCGATACGCCGCAGGGCCTGGTGGTGCCGGTGATCCGCGATGCCGACCAGAAAGACCTGTTCACGATCGCCCGCGAACTCGGTGTACTGAGTGAGAAGGCACGCAGCGGCAAGCTCACGGCTGGGGAGATGCAGGGTGGCACCTTCACGATTTCGAGCCTCGGTGGAATCGGCGGCACCTACTTCAGTCCGATCGTGAACGCGCCGGAAGTGGCGATACTCGGCGTTGGCCGCGCCAGCATCAAACCGGTCTGGGCAAAGGACAAGTTTGTGCCACGCATGGTCCTGCCGCTGTCGCTGGCTTACGACCATCGCGTCATCGACGGTGCGACCGGCGCCCGCTTTTCCACCTTCCTCGTCAGCCTGCTGGGCGACGTGGATCGTCTGCTGGCGGACTGAGCGGCGATGGCAGTAATCGAGGTCAAGGTTCCCAATCTCGGCGACTTCAAGGACGTCGAGATCATCGAAGTGCATGTGGCGATTGGCGATACCGTCAAGCCCGAAGGCACGCTGATCACGCTGGAAACAGACAAGGCTGCGATGGAAGTGCCATCGACTGCCGGTGGCGTGGTCGAAGAGCTGCTGGTGAAAAAGGGCGACCGGGTTTCGGAAGGACAGCTGATCGTCAGGCTGGACGGCGAAGCGATCGCTGTGCCGGCCAGTTCCCCGGCCAAGGCGCCGGCCAGCGCTGCGGCCAGCGGTCCGGCCAGCGCTGCGGCCAGCGGTCCGGCCACCAGTCCGGCCAGCGCTGCGGCCAGCGCTGCGGCGGGCGCAGCGGCGGGCCGGTCGGCTGGCAGTGCGGGTGCGGCGCCGGCAGCCGGTGCACCGGCGCCGTCTGCCAGGGCGATACCGGATACCGCAGCGACCTATAGCGGCCCGGTTGATCTGGAAACAGAATTGCTGGTGCTGGGTGCGGGCCCCGGTGGTTATCCGGCGGCTTTTCGCGCGGCCGATCTCGGCCTCAAGGTCACGCTGGTCGAACGCTGGGCCACGCTCGGTGGTGTCTGCCTGAATGTCGGCTGCATTCCATCGAAAGCGCTGCTGCATGCGGCCAAGGTCATCGACGACGTCGAGGGCATGGCCGACTGCGGGCTGCGCTTTGGCGAGCCGCAGATCGATATGGCTGCACTGCGCGGCTGGAAGGACCGCACCGTCGGCAAACTGACCGGCGGCCTGGCGATGCTGGCGCAGAAACGCAAGGTCGATATCGTGCGCGGTACGGGCAGTTTCCTGTCGCCGTACCATCTGGAAGTCGTCGATGGCGGGCAGCGCAAAGTCATCGCCTTCAGGCAATGCGTGATCGCGGCGGGTTCCGAGTCCGTGCGTCTGCCGGGATTTCCGGATGACCCGCGCATCATCGATTCCACCGGTGCGCTGGAGCTGCGCAGCGTGCCGAAGACCATGCTGGTGGTGGGCGGCGGCATCATCGGACTGGAAATGGCTACCGTCTACAGCGCGCTCGGCACGAAGATCTCGGTGGTCGAAC encodes the following:
- the aceE gene encoding pyruvate dehydrogenase (acetyl-transferring), homodimeric type, translating into MSDSVNPSIQPDDFDPDETHEWIESIDSVLRVHGAERAQFLLNQMVDHARRSGAYLPFRPNTAYLNTIPLWLQPEYPGDRAIERRIEAYLRWNAMAMVVQANRRSTEYGGHIATYASATTLYEVGFNHFWRAANAESGGDLIYIQGHSSPGIYARAYLEGRLSEEQLDYFRQEVAGKGKGLSSYPHPWLMPDFWQFPTVSMGLGPMMGIYQARFMKYLEHRGLADTSGRKVWCFLGDGEMDEPESMGAITMPVREKLDNLIFVINCNLQRLDGPVRGNGKIIQELEAAFRGAGWAVIKVLWGSRWDPLLAEDHQGFLHRRMEEAVDGEYQNFKAAGGAYTREHFFGKYPELKAMVAHMSDDEIWRLNRGGLDAIKVHAAYARAMQQDGRPVVILAKTIKGYGLGQAGEGRMTAHQTKKLDVDDLKALRDRFHIPISDADIDKVPFYRPAPDSEEMRYLQERRKQLGGYLPARKRQIEPLVVPGLDLFKTQLEGTGDRAASTTMVFVRLLNSLLRDPAIGKNVVPIVPDEARTFGMEGMFRQIGIYSSVGQLYTPQDAEQLMYYREDKEGQILQEGINEGGAFCSWLAAATSYANHGVYMIPFYIFYSMFGFQRIGDFIWAAGDSQAKGFLLGATAGRTTLAGEGLQHQDGHSHLAASTIPNCVAYDPAYGYELAVIMHDGMRRMYERQERVFYYITVMNENYVQPAMPEGVEEGILRGMYRLRSGARKKLHVQLMGSGTILREVIAAAEMLEKDFQVSSDVWSVTSFTELRRDGIDCDRWNMLHPAEAPRRSFVASNLADQAGPCIAATDYMRIVADQIRPWMPGRYVVLGTDGFGRSDSRAALREFFEVDSRYVVIAALKALADEGSIDAKTVAKAIATLGVDPARPNPVTV
- a CDS encoding leucyl aminopeptidase family protein, which produces MIGVSRKQVKQATADSLLPAGIPFKVTQTPGRLRKSMLTTFDHLIVVAPTRPKASLWRDVPGLKSLQPRIRRLGKASAGRPLRSMVGSSTTAATLGLLPPQKKGSGPLPAFSLLRFAGDLVADAIGDEPRSIGLLAHGFAAEDAERIVTALLLALGARAWQPPAFRKDNRPAQLKKIQLLGLPAEIDLERVLAEAESANLVRGLTALPANKLNASAYRGLLGELARQNGWEFEWLDEPALARLGAGAFLAVSQGNASRDAGIARLRYRPAGIARQPDLALVGKGIIFDTGGTNTKSAKYMLDMHLDMSGSAVSLAVLQALTALRSPLSIDCWLAITENRSGPAAYKQRDVITASNGVTIEVMHTDAEGRMVLADTLALAGREKPRLMIDYATLTGACVHALSERYSGVFSNRESLNELLVRTGRDSGERVWPFPMDDDFDDDLKSKVADVSQCSTGGEADQILAARFLQRFVPEATTWIHMDLSSVTRKEGLGQMPGGFTGFGVRYSLALLLDHAADLHELAMPVTQPRHR
- a CDS encoding urate hydroxylase PuuD, whose amino-acid sequence is MNPLKSVNGAVLGSLLLTAIIGFALGGAGFSLHNLDRWLHIVAGIAWVGFLYYFNVVQVPALAEAVADKSGPGGAGINKYITPRALFWFRWAGVVTVLSGIILIEFAFRPAGGGFMQVMALKEGFRIIGIGAWLGLIMLFNVWVLIWPNQKKILGITAATEEQKAAARNVAFLASRTNFILSLPMLMCMTGQSHGLPF
- the rnt gene encoding ribonuclease T, with translation MISTRFRGFLPVVVDLETGGFNARTDALLEIAAVLLTMDEDGTLRRGETVSFHVQPFDGANIEAASLQVTGIDPFHPLRPAIPEREALQNIFREVRQAVRNAGCKRAILVAHNAHFDLGFLNEAIARTAVKRSPFHPFSVLDTATLCGVAFGQTVLAQAALAAGMEWDSDAAHAAAYDAEMTADLFCEIVNRFKPIYAAALPLPPVVAESADDEPLPPET
- the lpdA gene encoding dihydrolipoyl dehydrogenase, which produces MAVIEVKVPNLGDFKDVEIIEVHVAIGDTVKPEGTLITLETDKAAMEVPSTAGGVVEELLVKKGDRVSEGQLIVRLDGEAIAVPASSPAKAPASAAASGPASAAASGPATSPASAAASAAAGAAAGRSAGSAGAAPAAGAPAPSARAIPDTAATYSGPVDLETELLVLGAGPGGYPAAFRAADLGLKVTLVERWATLGGVCLNVGCIPSKALLHAAKVIDDVEGMADCGLRFGEPQIDMAALRGWKDRTVGKLTGGLAMLAQKRKVDIVRGTGSFLSPYHLEVVDGGQRKVIAFRQCVIAAGSESVRLPGFPDDPRIIDSTGALELRSVPKTMLVVGGGIIGLEMATVYSALGTKISVVELTDGLMPGCDPDLVRPLQRRIAKRYAQIMTGTKVTRIVPAADGLQVTFEGKTSATETYDQVLMAVGRAPNGKRLSAEKAGVTVDQRGFIPVDKQMRTNLPHIFAVGDIVGQPMLAHKANHEGRVAAEVAAGHKAAFDARVIPSVAYTDPEIAWVGITESEAKAQGVDYGKGQFPWAASGRALGLNRDEGMTKLLFDAKTHRVIGAGIVGPNAGDLISEVALAIEMGCDAADIGLTIHPHPTLSETVAFAAEAFEGTLVDLYLPKK
- a CDS encoding dihydrolipoyllysine-residue acetyltransferase; the protein is MARREIRVPDLGDFKDVEIVEVVVKPGDQVRAEQTLITLETDKAAMEVPSPVAGKVIELKVAQGGRVSTGDLIAFLEADEAETAAATQPPEAKSAAPAPARTEAPAAPPARRTLEPSRPAAAQALPPIDESTFSRAHASPSVRKFARELGVDLGRVRGSGQKGRVLLDDVKQFVKSVMSGAVSSGPSLPKVPAVDFAKYGPVEVSPLSRVRRISGPRLQAAWLNIPHVTQQDEADITALEERRKALRDKAAAEGVKLTPLAFFVRAAVLGLREFPDFNSSLTEDGTGLVHKKYWHIGFAADTPQGLVVPVIRDADQKDLFTIARELGVLSEKARSGKLTAGEMQGGTFTISSLGGIGGTYFSPIVNAPEVAILGVGRASIKPVWAKDKFVPRMVLPLSLAYDHRVIDGATGARFSTFLVSLLGDVDRLLAD